A region of Bombus huntii isolate Logan2020A chromosome 15, iyBomHunt1.1, whole genome shotgun sequence DNA encodes the following proteins:
- the LOC126873964 gene encoding protein tincar isoform X1 gives MSMTGSLMGYENNNEVNQAKCKKPLKPLPIVSSVNSSGITTTNKAKKPRRSTRRNSCIRGHVNSLWSVWYGVLAVAFQAYIGLRYAKRFAAYLSLPWPADAPPPKVELYACLVLAGAGVVLLPVLLGAAFLKLGNLANDGVKLGRHLSACSRDPPSSLLTNNPDHSLANNLWRHGGPTAAFVHLCTAMCFLLPSLLMEARLIHAGFLPKETIWRTDLDWLVTHRDRLVVSSFMNPNVNLSILTGFITPQPFVTLAPDEESDNIANDIVTTKLELTDVINKSTAMEFRPRDRTNEHLGQFRTPASTNLPVPNARVSSVSTTLPTNKITMPMTQKIINDTTKTPSIVNGASKLNSTRLTSAASPITTTATTSTNMAATTTATITTTTTATTTTRGVKAPASSDEVAAVTAATTTATAVPTAATAVTTTLPSTSSSTSSSMKYGNTVRRPTAAKSIIRSNNSRSKLKTKNTGKSSTTVRPGKNVGNMTAQSMSLTMNSLADLDHPEKLNPAESYGPITLEYLNYAIALGVYSVRYPAVFWSCNKPLATIFSFQLIVNSAQSLLAYIGMSVLYKVQVMGPLKVLPVLRQQYRTISTTSSISTIFGDSYFLLNPHVTLVLFALSSLLVLCSSMVMYFYAYGRFTAFLSQERERRIILSKENRNGNGWMYFIHCTALCVFLSIAICSAPLLYDYSVVYRGSLDGAILACVVTTVLHLFLWLLLWIFLTIKQRWTFKLRVTIGRATVRSARSVKLVTDVDLLSARDDEDGTNAPLLVVGNGRTYTIADASPKKAIMSVIQKAAIERKARSQGNVDSVNGDSAADDEQIYWLRPKLRPSPTRSPNDGNIAPTTEKGWLNKKLKPKVTFNDLPSTSGSRNKGKVRRGTGDGGPEDDGDYATLRELPLITSLDPADDSTSEENKLLECVNDDQVTYYASANRDLQPSEGDPSPLLTPDPLPDPTSEPLPLPPPTPTPTPTCAPTTEVVTALLTTNTQANGGQTPRCLRRGDSGMPHEELTPRSDSSNSPPLDAVVGGSSGAGSVTGHSNASSHSETSSSGVHSNASNASNSSCQRRATSVDDVSGNCDQRDGEESRDQWRSCSLQRGIQPPSATATFSPPNSRPGTSQSFSSPQYANHVPLFANINANSTANASINASANTGVNTNVNVNDVNVVGQGCPAVILENPNEATVVIRRKLSRTKLTEPLNPNEEPFGRSTNMRMTSFTESNDIRVHATSATLPHYPTQPAVTYPHCSTMPLPHASHSMAGSHMGGSSGSCGSVPRHAFVPPQVHSSVPAHTTLPSHHNGVRLLHGITPTPNNPFVKRFPPVQLHTQPWALPGHHTFPQASQVNGKLTTTAQIRQSDRDSANFSMASSGDSDTCLPH, from the exons ATGTCAATGACGGGAAGCTTAATGGGTTACGAAAATAATAACGAGGTAAATCAAGCAAAGTGCAAAAAGCCATTAAAACCGCTCCCGATAGTGTCCAGCGTAAACTCCAGCGGTATCACGACTACCAACAAAGCGAAAAAGCCACGAAGGTCTACTAGACGAAACTCTTGTATACGAGGTCACGTGAATAGTTTGTGGTCCGTCTGGTACGGCGTTTTGGCGGTCGCTTTTCAAGCTTACATCGGCTTGAGATACGCAAAAAGGTTTGCCG CATATTTATCGTTACCTTGGCCGGCGGACGCTCCACCGCCGAAGGTGGAGTTATACGCGTGTCTGGTGCTAGCCGGAGCCGGGGTTGTCCTACTGCCGGTTCTGCTTGGCGCGGCCTTCCTGAAGCTAGGCAACCTGGCGAACGATGGAGTGAAGCTCGGTCGTCATTTGAGCGCCTGTTCACGCGACCCGCCTTCATCCTTGCTTACCAACAATCCTGACCACA GTTTGGCGAATAATTTATGGCGACACGGAGGTCCCACGGCTGCTTTCGTACACCTTTGCACAGCCATGTGCTTCCTGCTGCCCTCGCTGCTCATGGAGGCTAGATTGATACACGCTGGATTTCTGCCAAAAG AAACAATATGGCGTACGGACCTCGATTGGCTAGTGACTCACCGGGATCGTCTGGTTGTATCCAGTTTCATGAATCCAAACGTGAATCTCAGCATCCTAACGGGCTTCATAACTCCTCAGCCTTTCGTCACCTTAGCACCGGACGAAGAATCCGACAATATAGCCAACGACATCGTCACGACGAAATTGGAATTGACCGAcgttattaataaatcaaCAGCAATGGAATTTCGACCACGCGACCGCACGAACGAACATCTTGGTCAGTTTCGTACACCAGCGAGTACCAATTTACCCGTACCCAATGCAAGAGTTTCAAGCGTTAGCACTACTTTGCCTACCAACAAGATTACGATGCCCATGACgcaaaaaattattaacgacACGACGAAAACACCGTCCATAGTCAACGGGGCATCGAAATTAAATTCCACGAGACTGACATCCGCAGCTTCTCCGATTACAACAACAGCAACGACCAGTACAAATATGGCTGCAACAACTACGGCAACGAtaacaacgacaacgacgGCGACGACAACAACGAGAGGCGTTAAAGCGCCTGCAAGCTCAGACGAGGTGGCAGCGGTTACAGCTGCGACTACGACCGCAACCGCAGTTCCAACCGCTGCTACAGCCGTAACGACAACGTTACCGTCGACGTCATCTTCAACGTCTAGCTCGATGAAGTATGGCAATACCGTTAGGAGACCTACCGCTGCGAAGTCGATTATTAGAAGCAATAATTCGAGGAGTAAATTGAAAACGAAGAACACGGGGAAATCATCGACGACTGTTCGGCCCGGTAAGAACGTTGGGAATATGACAGCGCAGAGTATGTCGTTGACGATGAATAGTTTGGCTGATTTGGATCATCCGGAGAAGTTGAATCCGG CTGAATCATACGGACCTATTACTCTCGAGTACTTGAATTACGCCATCGCTCTCGGAGTGTATTCTGTGAGATACCCAGCGGTGTTCTGGTCGTGCAATAAACCGTTGGCCACGATTTTTAGCTTCCAGTTGATCGTCAATTCCGCCCAGAGTTTATTAGCCTATATTGGAATGTCCGTACTTTACAAG GTTCAAGTGATGGGACCCTTGAAGGTGCTACCAGTTCTTCGACAACAGTATCGCACGATATCGACTACTAGCAGCATATCGACAATCTTCGGGGACTCTTACTTCTTACTAAATCCACACGTTACCCTCGTCTTGTTTGCTCTTTCCTCCCTCCTGGTGCTCTGTTCTAGCATGGTGATGTATTTCTACGCTTACGGCAG GTTTACGGCGTTTTTGAGCCAAGAACGAGAGCGTCGAATAATCTTGTCAAAGGAGAATAGAAATGGCAATGGTTGGATGTATTTCATTCACTGCACCGCTCTGTGCGTATTCCTGTCGATCGCGATCTGCAGCGCACCGTTGCTCTACGACTACAGCGTCGTATATCGTGGCAGTCTGGATGGTGCGATATTAGCCTGTGTCGTCACTACCGTTCTGCACTTGTTCCTCTGGTTACTCTTATGGATCTTTCTCACGATAAAACAACGCTGGACATTCAAATTGCGAGTGACGATCGGTCGTGCTACCGTTAGGTCAGCCAGATCGGTGAAACTCGTAACTGACGTGGATCTGTTGTCAGCTAGAGACGACGAGGACGGAACTAACGCGCCGTTACTGGTCGTTGGGAATGGTAGAACTTACACGATTGCCGACGCGTCGCCGAAGAAAGCTATCATGAGCGTGATACAAAAGGCGGCTATTGAAAGGAAAGCACGCAGTCAAG GAAACGTCGATTCCGTAAACGGCGACTCAGCAGCCGACGACGAACAGATTTATTGGCTAAGACCAAAATTACGTCCATCGCCGACTAGATCGCCGAACGACGGAAACATAGCGCCAACGACGGAAAAGGGCTGGCTGAACAAGAAATTGAAACCCAAGGTCACCTTTAACGACCTGCCTAGTACGTCAGGCTCGCG CAATAAAGGAAAAGTCAGACGAGGCACCGGTGACGGAGGCCCTGAAGATGATGGAGATTATGCCACGTTACGAGAATTACCGCTGATCACGTCTCTAGACCCAGCGGACGATTCAACGTCCGAAGAGAACAAG CTGCTCGAGTGCGTGAACGACGACCAAGTGACATACTACGCGAGCGCAAATCGCGATCTACAACcttcggaaggcgacccctCGCCCCTATTGACTCCAGACCCTTTGCCCGATCCCACTTCGGAACCACTTCCACTGCCACCTCCGACTCCGACTCCGACTCCAACTTGTGCACCGACTACCGAAGTTGTCACGGCGTTACTAACCACTAACACCCAG GCAAACGGTGGTCAAACGCCGCGATGTCTGCGTCGAGGGGATTCGGGAATGCCACACGAAGAGTTAACACCTCGCTCGGATTCTTCAAATTCTCCGCCATTGGACGCCGTGGTGGGTGGTAGCAGCGGAGCTGGTTCGGTGACGGGTCACAGCAACGCGAGCAGCCACAGCGAAACGTCCTCGAGTGGCGTGCACAGTAACGCGAGCAACGCGAGTAACAGTAGTTGTCAGAGACGAGCGACGAGCGTGGACGACGTGAGCGGCAACTGCGATCAACGAGACGGCGAGGAATCACGCGATCAGTGGCGCAGCTGTTCCCTCCAGCGAGGGATTCAGCCTCCATCGGCAACGGCCACCTTCTCACCGCCGAACAGTCGTCCAGGCACTAGTCAATCCTTCTCATCGCCGCAATACGCGAATCACGTGCCACTGTTCGCCAATATCAACGCAAATTCAACAGCGAACGCGAGTATAAACGCGAGTGCGAACACGGGCGTCAACACGAACGTTAACGTGAACGACGTCAACGTGGTTGGACAAGGATGTCCAGCTGTGATTCTCGAGAATCCGAACGAGGCGACCGTGGTGATCCGGCGGAAACTCTCGAGGACGAAGCTGACGGAACCGCTGAACCCTAACGAGGAACCTTTCGGTCGTTCCACGAACATGAGGATGACGTCGTTCACGGAGAGCAACGATATCCGCGTGCACGCAACGTCGGCCACTCTGCCGCATTATCCGACCCAGCCGGCGGTCACTTATCCGCATTGCTCCACCATGCCTCTGCCACACGCCTCTCATAGCATGGCTGGATCTCATATGGGTGGATCTAGCGGAAGCTGCGGATCGGTGCCGAGGCACGCTTTCGTCCCTCCGCAAGTACACTCGTCGGTACCAGCCCATACTACTCTACCGTCCCATCACAACGGCGTCAGACTTCTTCACGGCATCACGCCCACACCGAACAACCCTTTCGTCAAGAGGTTCCCTCCTGTGCAGCTACACACGCAACCCTGGGCACTGCCAGGCCACCACACTTTCCCCCAAGCTTCGCAGGTTAATGGAAAATTGACCACTACCGCGCAGATCAGGCAGAGCGATCGCGACTCGGCTAATTTCTCGATGGCCAGCAGCGGAGACTCGGATACGTGTTTGCCTCATTAG
- the LOC126873964 gene encoding protein tincar isoform X3, protein MSMTGSLMGYENNNEVNQAKCKKPLKPLPIVSSVNSSGITTTNKAKKPRRSTRRNSCIRGHVNSLWSVWYGVLAVAFQAYIGLRYAKRFAAYLSLPWPADAPPPKVELYACLVLAGAGVVLLPVLLGAAFLKLGNLANDGVKLGRHLSACSRDPPSSLLTNNPDHSLANNLWRHGGPTAAFVHLCTAMCFLLPSLLMEARLIHAGFLPKETIWRTDLDWLVTHRDRLVVSSFMNPNVNLSILTGFITPQPFVTLAPDEESDNIANDIVTTKLELTDVINKSTAMEFRPRDRTNEHLGQFRTPASTNLPVPNARVSSVSTTLPTNKITMPMTQKIINDTTKTPSIVNGASKLNSTRLTSAASPITTTATTSTNMAATTTATITTTTTATTTTRGVKAPASSDEVAAVTAATTTATAVPTAATAVTTTLPSTSSSTSSSMKYGNTVRRPTAAKSIIRSNNSRSKLKTKNTGKSSTTVRPGKNVGNMTAQSMSLTMNSLADLDHPEKLNPAESYGPITLEYLNYAIALGVYSVRYPAVFWSCNKPLATIFSFQLIVNSAQSLLAYIGMSVLYKVQVMGPLKVLPVLRQQYRTISTTSSISTIFGDSYFLLNPHVTLVLFALSSLLVLCSSMVMYFYAYGRFTAFLSQERERRIILSKENRNGNGWMYFIHCTALCVFLSIAICSAPLLYDYSVVYRGSLDGAILACVVTTVLHLFLWLLLWIFLTIKQRWTFKLRVTIGRATVRSARSVKLVTDVDLLSARDDEDGTNAPLLVVGNGRTYTIADASPKKAIMSVIQKAAIERKARSQGNVDSVNGDSAADDEQIYWLRPKLRPSPTRSPNDGNIAPTTEKGWLNKKLKPKVTFNDLPSTSGSRNKGKVRRGTGDGGPEDDGDYATLRELPLITSLDPADDSTSEENKANGGQTPRCLRRGDSGMPHEELTPRSDSSNSPPLDAVVGGSSGAGSVTGHSNASSHSETSSSGVHSNASNASNSSCQRRATSVDDVSGNCDQRDGEESRDQWRSCSLQRGIQPPSATATFSPPNSRPGTSQSFSSPQYANHVPLFANINANSTANASINASANTGVNTNVNVNDVNVVGQGCPAVILENPNEATVVIRRKLSRTKLTEPLNPNEEPFGRSTNMRMTSFTESNDIRVHATSATLPHYPTQPAVTYPHCSTMPLPHASHSMAGSHMGGSSGSCGSVPRHAFVPPQVHSSVPAHTTLPSHHNGVRLLHGITPTPNNPFVKRFPPVQLHTQPWALPGHHTFPQASQVNGKLTTTAQIRQSDRDSANFSMASSGDSDTCLPH, encoded by the exons ATGTCAATGACGGGAAGCTTAATGGGTTACGAAAATAATAACGAGGTAAATCAAGCAAAGTGCAAAAAGCCATTAAAACCGCTCCCGATAGTGTCCAGCGTAAACTCCAGCGGTATCACGACTACCAACAAAGCGAAAAAGCCACGAAGGTCTACTAGACGAAACTCTTGTATACGAGGTCACGTGAATAGTTTGTGGTCCGTCTGGTACGGCGTTTTGGCGGTCGCTTTTCAAGCTTACATCGGCTTGAGATACGCAAAAAGGTTTGCCG CATATTTATCGTTACCTTGGCCGGCGGACGCTCCACCGCCGAAGGTGGAGTTATACGCGTGTCTGGTGCTAGCCGGAGCCGGGGTTGTCCTACTGCCGGTTCTGCTTGGCGCGGCCTTCCTGAAGCTAGGCAACCTGGCGAACGATGGAGTGAAGCTCGGTCGTCATTTGAGCGCCTGTTCACGCGACCCGCCTTCATCCTTGCTTACCAACAATCCTGACCACA GTTTGGCGAATAATTTATGGCGACACGGAGGTCCCACGGCTGCTTTCGTACACCTTTGCACAGCCATGTGCTTCCTGCTGCCCTCGCTGCTCATGGAGGCTAGATTGATACACGCTGGATTTCTGCCAAAAG AAACAATATGGCGTACGGACCTCGATTGGCTAGTGACTCACCGGGATCGTCTGGTTGTATCCAGTTTCATGAATCCAAACGTGAATCTCAGCATCCTAACGGGCTTCATAACTCCTCAGCCTTTCGTCACCTTAGCACCGGACGAAGAATCCGACAATATAGCCAACGACATCGTCACGACGAAATTGGAATTGACCGAcgttattaataaatcaaCAGCAATGGAATTTCGACCACGCGACCGCACGAACGAACATCTTGGTCAGTTTCGTACACCAGCGAGTACCAATTTACCCGTACCCAATGCAAGAGTTTCAAGCGTTAGCACTACTTTGCCTACCAACAAGATTACGATGCCCATGACgcaaaaaattattaacgacACGACGAAAACACCGTCCATAGTCAACGGGGCATCGAAATTAAATTCCACGAGACTGACATCCGCAGCTTCTCCGATTACAACAACAGCAACGACCAGTACAAATATGGCTGCAACAACTACGGCAACGAtaacaacgacaacgacgGCGACGACAACAACGAGAGGCGTTAAAGCGCCTGCAAGCTCAGACGAGGTGGCAGCGGTTACAGCTGCGACTACGACCGCAACCGCAGTTCCAACCGCTGCTACAGCCGTAACGACAACGTTACCGTCGACGTCATCTTCAACGTCTAGCTCGATGAAGTATGGCAATACCGTTAGGAGACCTACCGCTGCGAAGTCGATTATTAGAAGCAATAATTCGAGGAGTAAATTGAAAACGAAGAACACGGGGAAATCATCGACGACTGTTCGGCCCGGTAAGAACGTTGGGAATATGACAGCGCAGAGTATGTCGTTGACGATGAATAGTTTGGCTGATTTGGATCATCCGGAGAAGTTGAATCCGG CTGAATCATACGGACCTATTACTCTCGAGTACTTGAATTACGCCATCGCTCTCGGAGTGTATTCTGTGAGATACCCAGCGGTGTTCTGGTCGTGCAATAAACCGTTGGCCACGATTTTTAGCTTCCAGTTGATCGTCAATTCCGCCCAGAGTTTATTAGCCTATATTGGAATGTCCGTACTTTACAAG GTTCAAGTGATGGGACCCTTGAAGGTGCTACCAGTTCTTCGACAACAGTATCGCACGATATCGACTACTAGCAGCATATCGACAATCTTCGGGGACTCTTACTTCTTACTAAATCCACACGTTACCCTCGTCTTGTTTGCTCTTTCCTCCCTCCTGGTGCTCTGTTCTAGCATGGTGATGTATTTCTACGCTTACGGCAG GTTTACGGCGTTTTTGAGCCAAGAACGAGAGCGTCGAATAATCTTGTCAAAGGAGAATAGAAATGGCAATGGTTGGATGTATTTCATTCACTGCACCGCTCTGTGCGTATTCCTGTCGATCGCGATCTGCAGCGCACCGTTGCTCTACGACTACAGCGTCGTATATCGTGGCAGTCTGGATGGTGCGATATTAGCCTGTGTCGTCACTACCGTTCTGCACTTGTTCCTCTGGTTACTCTTATGGATCTTTCTCACGATAAAACAACGCTGGACATTCAAATTGCGAGTGACGATCGGTCGTGCTACCGTTAGGTCAGCCAGATCGGTGAAACTCGTAACTGACGTGGATCTGTTGTCAGCTAGAGACGACGAGGACGGAACTAACGCGCCGTTACTGGTCGTTGGGAATGGTAGAACTTACACGATTGCCGACGCGTCGCCGAAGAAAGCTATCATGAGCGTGATACAAAAGGCGGCTATTGAAAGGAAAGCACGCAGTCAAG GAAACGTCGATTCCGTAAACGGCGACTCAGCAGCCGACGACGAACAGATTTATTGGCTAAGACCAAAATTACGTCCATCGCCGACTAGATCGCCGAACGACGGAAACATAGCGCCAACGACGGAAAAGGGCTGGCTGAACAAGAAATTGAAACCCAAGGTCACCTTTAACGACCTGCCTAGTACGTCAGGCTCGCG CAATAAAGGAAAAGTCAGACGAGGCACCGGTGACGGAGGCCCTGAAGATGATGGAGATTATGCCACGTTACGAGAATTACCGCTGATCACGTCTCTAGACCCAGCGGACGATTCAACGTCCGAAGAGAACAAG GCAAACGGTGGTCAAACGCCGCGATGTCTGCGTCGAGGGGATTCGGGAATGCCACACGAAGAGTTAACACCTCGCTCGGATTCTTCAAATTCTCCGCCATTGGACGCCGTGGTGGGTGGTAGCAGCGGAGCTGGTTCGGTGACGGGTCACAGCAACGCGAGCAGCCACAGCGAAACGTCCTCGAGTGGCGTGCACAGTAACGCGAGCAACGCGAGTAACAGTAGTTGTCAGAGACGAGCGACGAGCGTGGACGACGTGAGCGGCAACTGCGATCAACGAGACGGCGAGGAATCACGCGATCAGTGGCGCAGCTGTTCCCTCCAGCGAGGGATTCAGCCTCCATCGGCAACGGCCACCTTCTCACCGCCGAACAGTCGTCCAGGCACTAGTCAATCCTTCTCATCGCCGCAATACGCGAATCACGTGCCACTGTTCGCCAATATCAACGCAAATTCAACAGCGAACGCGAGTATAAACGCGAGTGCGAACACGGGCGTCAACACGAACGTTAACGTGAACGACGTCAACGTGGTTGGACAAGGATGTCCAGCTGTGATTCTCGAGAATCCGAACGAGGCGACCGTGGTGATCCGGCGGAAACTCTCGAGGACGAAGCTGACGGAACCGCTGAACCCTAACGAGGAACCTTTCGGTCGTTCCACGAACATGAGGATGACGTCGTTCACGGAGAGCAACGATATCCGCGTGCACGCAACGTCGGCCACTCTGCCGCATTATCCGACCCAGCCGGCGGTCACTTATCCGCATTGCTCCACCATGCCTCTGCCACACGCCTCTCATAGCATGGCTGGATCTCATATGGGTGGATCTAGCGGAAGCTGCGGATCGGTGCCGAGGCACGCTTTCGTCCCTCCGCAAGTACACTCGTCGGTACCAGCCCATACTACTCTACCGTCCCATCACAACGGCGTCAGACTTCTTCACGGCATCACGCCCACACCGAACAACCCTTTCGTCAAGAGGTTCCCTCCTGTGCAGCTACACACGCAACCCTGGGCACTGCCAGGCCACCACACTTTCCCCCAAGCTTCGCAGGTTAATGGAAAATTGACCACTACCGCGCAGATCAGGCAGAGCGATCGCGACTCGGCTAATTTCTCGATGGCCAGCAGCGGAGACTCGGATACGTGTTTGCCTCATTAG